A single genomic interval of Schistocerca americana isolate TAMUIC-IGC-003095 chromosome 2, iqSchAmer2.1, whole genome shotgun sequence harbors:
- the LOC124596448 gene encoding major royal jelly protein 1, protein MTSLSWLLLAAAGLSLVAASCDKSLLPELTFTLNGANLAWPCTSTRNIYASSGRYVSRNIIATRVQIFKDEAIVATPRYKPGVPFTLGKLSLKSKDHQAVLSPFPCWSLQEEGNCQALQSVVDLFLDPQDILWVLDVGIVNTLDQPIRRCPPKIVAINVKTGKVVKVIDLSGLVCSASRLQYLVVDYAEDGRVFIYVSDAATRAIIVFDVTAGRGFRVVLPKAVTDGCLRRDVLYLALIRKPCGTTVLYFTYLSSGRLFSIKTAHLRRGNARGTVVDVGPKPTNLVILGTDGGTALFFRYKGDSEIYLWNTETCFKEENFMLVQQAGECRLATQVVPGYKRLMWVLESNFQDYIQNTVGCAGASVSLHPLVKGCE, encoded by the coding sequence ATGACGTCCTTATCGTGGCTGCTGCTGGCTGCCGCCGGCCTGTCGCTGGTGGCGGCGTCGTGCGACAAGTCGCTGCTGCCCGAGCTGACGTTCACGCTGAACGGCGCCAACCTGGCCTGGCCGTGCACGTCGACGCGCAACATCTACGCCTCGTCGGGCCGCTACGTGTCGCGCAACATCATCGCGACCCGCGTGCAGATCTTCAAGGACGAGGCCATCGTGGCAACGCCGCGCTACAAGCCGGGCGTGCCCTTCACGCTGGGCAAGCTGTCGCTCAAGAGCAAGGACCACCAGGCGGTGCTGAGCCCCTTCCCCTGCTGGAGCCTCCAGGAGGAGGGCAACTGCCAGGCGCTGCAGTCGGTCGTCGACCTGTTCCTCGACCCGCAGGACATCCTCTGGGTGCTCGACGTCGGCATCGTCAACACGCTGGACCAGCCCATCCGCCGCTGCCCGCCCAAGATCGTCGCCATCAACGTGAAGACCGGCAAGGTGGTGAAGGTGATCGACCTGTCGGGGCTCGTGTGCTCGGCCAGCCGGCTGCAGTACCTCGTGGTCGACTACGCTGAGGACGGGCGCGTGTTCATCTACGTGAGCGACGCGGCGACGCGCGCCATCATCGTGTTCGACGTGACGGCCGGGCGCGGCTTCCGCGTGGTGCTGCCCAAGGCGGTCACCGACGGCTGCCTGCGCCGCGACGTGCTCTACCTGGCGCTCATCCGCAAGCCGTGCGGCACCACCGTGCTCTACTTCACCTACCTGTCCTCGGGCCGGCTCTTCTCCATCAAGACGGCGCACCTGAGGCGCGGCAACGCGCGCGGCACCGTCGTCGACGTCGGCCCCAAACCCACCAACCTGGTCATCCTGGGCACGGACGGCGGCACCGCCCTCTTCTTCCGCTACAAGGGCGACAGCGAGATCTACCTGTGGAACACGGAGACCTGCTTCAAGGAGGAGAATTTCATGCTGGTGCAGCAGGCCGGCGAGTGCCGCCTGGCCACGCAGGTGGTTCCAGGGTACAAGCGGCTCATGTGGGTGCTGGAGAGCAACttccaggactacatccagaacaCCGTGGGCTGCGCCGGCGCCTCCGTCTCCCTGCACCCGCTCGTCAAGGGCTGCGAATAA